In the genome of Hydra vulgaris chromosome 06, alternate assembly HydraT2T_AEP, the window TCAACAAGACGGCGCAACATGTCACACAGCTTGTGCCACAATCGATTTATTGAAAGACACGTTTGGTGACCGCCTAATTTCACGTTTTGGACCTGTGAATTGGCCTCCAAGGTCTTGTGATTTAACACCGCTAGACTACTTTCTGTGGGGCTATGTAAAGTCATTGGTCTATGCGGATAAGCCACAAACGCTTGACCATTTGGAAGACAACATTCGCCGTGTTATTGCCGATATACGGCCACAAATGTTGGAAAAAGTCATCGAAAATTGGACGTCCAGATTGGACTACATCCGAGCCAGCCGTGGCGGTCATATGccagaaattatatttaaaatgtaatgccACAAGATTATCTttctaatcaaaaaaaattcttgtcaaTCGAATAATCCATCGttgttttattgcaatttaaaGTTCTATACCTCTAAAAAAAACACCCTTTACATCTAACAATGTCAACTActagttatttagttttttttatggttagCAATGAATCTGTGTTTTGCAATGAATTTgtgttttgttcaaaaaaattttatagtttaataggAACATTAGGGtacatattttgaatatttatttctcTAATTTTTCCTCTAAATGTTGTTATGCAATATTGCTTTTATCACTTGCagatatattgttattatttatatttgttttaagaacAGTATTTTCTTTAGTAGATTTTGTaaagatgaattttttgttttcgaaGTGCTTGTTCAATTATTAtctaaactatttttatgaATAGCATAAATTTTTCATTCCGTTACACAattaatattatactttattgtgGTTAACTTTTTAAGATCAGgagaaacaaggtcagcattGTAAGTTTGGTTTTCTTTGACGTAAAAATGATCTACGATGCAACAAGCAGCTGTTTTCGTAAAGCAATGAATGAGGTGATCCAATAACGataaagattttatactttaataaaactttgtagCAATATGACTCAAAAGGaatttttgtacattttattttagactttaTATTGctctttatttttagaatttttcttgaatattgAATTTTCTGGGTCTTCAACAACAATTGTTTCTTTGtacaaattttcattttgtcctctgtgatattttttattataagtccTCTTACAAACAACGTATTAGGTGAACTAAAATCCGTTAAAGCAATTTTTCTGCTTGTCATAATAGAATATCCTTTTTGTTATTGACCTAAACTGCCTTCGCGTTAATTTAAAGCATActtttaattagttatataaGGGTACAACGAATCGTCACTATTCCAAAAAGCAATTGAAGGTGGGATGCTTGTAGGATTCAAGAAAGTTACAAATACAAAACGCCTTTCTgctttacttttagtttttgagTTAGGGAAGAAtacagtttaaatttatttattctgatACGTAACTCATGTAAAGTGCCACTTGTAGATAAACCATCGTCagttaaccattttaaaaaatcgttttttttttattcgaagtatcatctattattttttattaaaaaaagatagagATTATGATACTTTGTTTTAACGGTTTGATTCATTTATCCCCTATAAAGATGGCACCGAAATCTCATACGCTAAAACCCACCCCGTATGAAAGTCCCTAATTAACCAACgcgatgtttttctttgtattatatttatattatgttatccAAAGCGAAATCATTCTTGTTTACACCTTAACTTTCAAATATGCCCAATAACATAATTAGATGTTAAATGACGTTCCTCTGTGTtcaaaaggttgtttttttgttgtttttgtaacCAGTTGGTAAAAAGAGTATTTacgttgttaatttaaaatatattggcttaaataaacaaattcaaataattcACTTCTTAattctgagaaaaaaaaaagaaaattaggaCTTGAATTTGAATACAAAACATTTGTTCCAATCTTAGTTTTCAGTGtgaaataatttctaatttaattataattataaaacttttatgaagtTGTAGTTTATCGAAGTTATGTAGTTATTGTTTATCGAAATACACAAGaatcacttttataaaaatttattcattttacatgaaataaatggaaaataaatacttaaatatgtatatatgcgtAAAAAAAACGAATATAAAAAATCCACTAGTATAAAagatgaaatattaaattttaataatatgaaaaaaaattataaacaaaattcgttatttttatcaaagttgtgCTTGAATTAGTTGGTAATAAACTCCTCTCTTTGCAATAAGTTCAAGATGGCTACCCGATTCTGCAACTTGACCATCTTGTATTACAATAATTACATCAGCATTTTGAATAGTAGATAGTCGATGTGCAATAATTACAGAAGTTCGGCCATCCATTGCAACGTCCAAAGCCTCTTGAACAATctagaatggaaaaaaaaaattattgatatatatgttataaCTATAGTTAAagctatttataatatatatatatatatatatatatatatatatatatatatatatatatatatatatatatatatatatatgtatgtatgtatgtatgtatgtatgtatgtatgtatgtatgtatgtatgtatgtatgtatgtatgtatgtatgtatatatatatatatatatatgtgtatatatatatatatatatatatatatatatatatatatatatatatatatatatataaaaattatattagagcTAAACGTATACATTAGATACATACTTTTTCACTCTCAGAGTCCAGAGCTGAAGTAGCTTCATCGAGCAACATAATTTTAGGATTTCGAACTAATGCACGTGCAATAGCAATTCTTTGTTTTTGTCCACCAGAAATCAGCGTTCCTTTATCACCTACATCAGTTTCATATCCCTAccaataaaaacatacaaaaatacaaaatgacgaaatataacaaataacataaattttaaaaatgacttaatgCAAAAGGTTATAAATCACAGGCAACTCATA includes:
- the LOC136081145 gene encoding uncharacterized protein LOC136081145, with the translated sequence MTVWCALWAGGIIGPYFFKNDDGQNVTVNGDRYRAMITNFFIPELNNHDVQELWFQQDGATCHTACATIDLLKDTFGDRLISRFGPVNWPPRSCDLTPLDYFLWGYVKSLVYADKPQTLDHLEDNIRRVIADIRPQMLEKVIENWTSRLDYIRASRGGHMPEIIFKM